The following proteins are co-located in the Xiphophorus maculatus strain JP 163 A chromosome 8, X_maculatus-5.0-male, whole genome shotgun sequence genome:
- the pde8b gene encoding high affinity cAMP-specific and IBMX-insensitive 3',5'-cyclic phosphodiesterase 8B isoform X3 produces the protein MLLDINGKMVSATEECVGPMRLTKEPIQVLLVFAKEDSQSDAFWWACDRAGFRCNIARTPESAVECFLDKHHEIIVIDGRHSRYFEPEAVCRMIRATKPSESTVILAVVAQKLPDQEEPSVLPLLCAGFSRRFVENSSVSACYNELIQTEHGEVRCQFKLRACNSVFTALEYCQEAVEITSEDHIIQYVNPAFERMMGYHRGELIGKELTELPKSDKNRADLLDTINTCIKKGKEWQGIYFARKKSGDSIQQQVKILPVIGQGGKIRHFVAIKRAHTDNNNQVLKMNKEDRCSGDLSQSECHSLRHRDRRKDSIDARSVGSRGSDAPSLQNRRYSSVARIHSMTIEAPITKVINIINAAQESSPVTVAEALDRVLEILRTTELYSPQLASKDDDPHTNDLVGGLMTDGLRRLSGNEYVFSKNMSQSQLTIPVTLNDVPPSIAEMLNDEERWEFNILDLEAATHKRPLTYLGLKIFTSFGVCDFLNCSEATLRSWLQLMEANYHSSNSYHNSTHAADVLHATAYFLRKERVKSSLDQLDEVAALIAATVHDVDHPGRTNSFLCNAGSELAVLYNDTAVLESHHAALAFQLTMRDGKSNVFKNIDRNQFRTLRQAIIDMVLATEMTRHFEHVSKFVNSINKPMAAIEETSTNSTNSDCEGQSNIRNSPENRLLIKRMLIKCADVANPCRPLELCIEWAGRISEEYFAQTDEEKRQGLPVVMPVFDRNTCSVPKSQISFIDYFITDMFDAWDAFASLPNLMEHLSENYKYWKNLDDMKCKSLRPPPPS, from the exons ATGCTTCTTGACATCAATGGTAAAATG GTTTCTGCCACAGAAGAATGTGTGGGACCTATGAGGCTGACTAAGGAGCCAATTCAA GTTCTGCTGGTGTTCGCTAAGGAGGACAGCCAGAGCGATGCCTTCTGGTGGGCCTGCGACCGCGCCGGCTTCCGGTGCAACATCGCGCGGACGCCCGAGTCTGCCGTCGAGTGTTTCCTGGACAAGCACCACGAGATCATCGTCATTGACGGACGTCACTCGCGCTACTTTGAGCCCGAAGCCGTCTGCCG GATGATCCGCGCCACAAAGCCCTCGGAAAGCACGGTTATACTTGCTGTCGTAGCACAAAA ACTCCCGGACCAAGAGGAACCGTCCGTTCTCCCTCTCCTCTGCGCTGGATTTAGCAGA AGGTTCGTGGAGAACAGCAGCGTGTCAGCGTGCTATAACGAACTCATCCAGACCGAACATGGAGAGGTGCGCTGCCAGTTCAAACTCAG GGCCTGCAACTCTGTCTTTACGGCCTTGGAGTACTGCCAAGAGGCCGTGGAAATCACCAGTGAGGATCACATCATTCAG TATGTGAACCCGGCCTTTGAGAGGATGATGGGATACCACAGGGGGGAGTTGATTGGAAAAGAACTGACCGAACTTCCCAAGAGCGACAAGAACAGAGCCGATCTACTCGATACAATCAACACCTGCATCAAAAAAGGCAAA GAATGGCAAGGCATTTACTTTGCCAGGAAGAAGTCAGGCGACAGCATTCAGCAGCAAGTGAAGATACTGCCTGTCATCGGCCAGGGAGG AAAAATCCGACATTTCGTAGCCATCAAGCGAGCTCATACCGACAACAACAATCAG GTCCTCAAAATGAACAAGGAAGACAGATGCAGCGGGGACCTTTCTCAATCAG AGTGCCATTCACTGCGACACAGGGACAGACGGAAAGATTCGATCGACGCCAGATCGGTTGGTTCCCGTGGCAGCGACG CTCCTAGTTTACAGAACCGGAGATATTCTTCTGTTGCAAGAATCCATTCGATGACAATTGAGGCTCCCATCACCAAG GTAATAAACATCATCAACGCGGCCCAGGAGAGCAGTCCGGTGACGGTCGCCGAGGCTCTGGACCGCGTGCTGGAGATCCTGAGGACCACCGAGCTTTACTCCCCCCAGCTGGCTTCCAAAGACGACGACCCCCACACCAACGACCTGGTCGGGGGGCTCATGACT GACGGGCTGCGGCGGCTCTCTGGGAATGAATATGTTTTCAGCAAAA ATATGAGCCAGAGCCAGCTGACCATCCCGGTAACGCTCAACGACGTTCCTCCGTCCATCGCCGAGATGCTGAACGACGAGGAGCGCTGGGAGTTCAACATCCTGGACCTGGAGGCAGCCACGCATAAAAG ACCCCTCACTTACCTCGGCTTGAAGATTTTCACCAGTTTCGGAGTGTGTGACTTCCTGAACTGCTCCGAGGCGACGCTGCGCTCTTGGCTGCAGCTCATGGAGGCCAACTATCACTCCTCCAACTCCTACCACAACTCCACGCATGCTGCAGACGTCCTGCACGCCACGGCCTACTTCCTGCGCAAGGAGAGAGTCAAG AGCAGCCTGGACCAGCTGGACGAGGTGGCGGCGCTGATAGCCGCCACAGTCCACGACGTGGACCACCCGGGCCGGACCAACTCCTTCCTGTGCAACGCGGGCAGCGAGCTGGCCGTCCTCTACAACGACACGGCCGTGCTGGAGAGCCACCACGCCGCGCTCGCCTTCCAGCTCACCATGCGCGACGGCAAGAGCAACGTCTTTAAGAACATCGACAG GAATCAGTTCCGAACGCTGCGCCAGGCCATCATCGACATGGTGCTCGCCACCGAGATGACCCGCCACTTTGAGCATGTCAGCAAGTTCGTCAACAGCATCAACAAGCCAATGGCTGCCATCGAAGAGACCAGCACCAAT AGCACGAACAGCGACTGCGAGGGCCAGAGCAACATCAGAAACTCTCCAGAGAACCGCCTGCTGATAAAGCGGATGCTAATCAAGTGTGCAGATGTGGCGAACCCCTGCAGGCCTCTGGAGCTCTGCATCGAGTGGGCGGGCCGGATCTCAGAGGAGTACTTCGCCCAG ACGGACGAGGAGAAGCGACAAGGGCTGCCCGTGGTGATGCCCGTGTTCGACAGAAACACCTGCAGCGTGCCCAAATCCCAGATCTCCTTCATAGACTATTTCATCACAGATATGTTTGACGCCTGGGACG CCTTTGCCAGCCTCCCCAACCTGATGGAGCACTTGTCCGAGAACTACAAGTACTGGAAGAACCTGGACGACATGAAGTGCAAGAGCCTGCGTCCTCCGCCGCCCTCCTGA
- the pde8b gene encoding high affinity cAMP-specific and IBMX-insensitive 3',5'-cyclic phosphodiesterase 8B isoform X2 yields the protein MRLTKEPIQVLLVFAKEDSQSDAFWWACDRAGFRCNIARTPESAVECFLDKHHEIIVIDGRHSRYFEPEAVCRMIRATKPSESTVILAVVAQKLPDQEEPSVLPLLCAGFSRRFVENSSVSACYNELIQTEHGEVRCQFKLRACNSVFTALEYCQEAVEITSEDHIIQYVNPAFERMMGYHRGELIGKELTELPKSDKNRADLLDTINTCIKKGKEWQGIYFARKKSGDSIQQQVKILPVIGQGGKIRHFVAIKRAHTDNNNQVLKMNKEDRCSGDLSQSECHSLRHRDRRKDSIDARSVGSRGSDAPSLQNRRYSSVARIHSMTIEAPITKVINIINAAQESSPVTVAEALDRVLEILRTTELYSPQLASKDDDPHTNDLVGGLMTDGLRRLSGNEYVFSKNMSQSQLTIPVTLNDVPPSIAEMLNDEERWEFNILDLEAATHKRPLTYLGLKIFTSFGVCDFLNCSEATLRSWLQLMEANYHSSNSYHNSTHAADVLHATAYFLRKERVKSSLDQLDEVAALIAATVHDVDHPGRTNSFLCNAGSELAVLYNDTAVLESHHAALAFQLTMRDGKSNVFKNIDRNQFRTLRQAIIDMVLATEMTRHFEHVSKFVNSINKPMAAIEETSTNSTNSDCEGQSNIRNSPENRLLIKRMLIKCADVANPCRPLELCIEWAGRISEEYFAQTDEEKRQGLPVVMPVFDRNTCSVPKSQISFIDYFITDMFDAWDAFASLPNLMEHLSENYKYWKNLDDMKCKSLRPPPPS from the exons ATGAGGCTGACTAAGGAGCCAATTCAA GTTCTGCTGGTGTTCGCTAAGGAGGACAGCCAGAGCGATGCCTTCTGGTGGGCCTGCGACCGCGCCGGCTTCCGGTGCAACATCGCGCGGACGCCCGAGTCTGCCGTCGAGTGTTTCCTGGACAAGCACCACGAGATCATCGTCATTGACGGACGTCACTCGCGCTACTTTGAGCCCGAAGCCGTCTGCCG GATGATCCGCGCCACAAAGCCCTCGGAAAGCACGGTTATACTTGCTGTCGTAGCACAAAA ACTCCCGGACCAAGAGGAACCGTCCGTTCTCCCTCTCCTCTGCGCTGGATTTAGCAGA AGGTTCGTGGAGAACAGCAGCGTGTCAGCGTGCTATAACGAACTCATCCAGACCGAACATGGAGAGGTGCGCTGCCAGTTCAAACTCAG GGCCTGCAACTCTGTCTTTACGGCCTTGGAGTACTGCCAAGAGGCCGTGGAAATCACCAGTGAGGATCACATCATTCAG TATGTGAACCCGGCCTTTGAGAGGATGATGGGATACCACAGGGGGGAGTTGATTGGAAAAGAACTGACCGAACTTCCCAAGAGCGACAAGAACAGAGCCGATCTACTCGATACAATCAACACCTGCATCAAAAAAGGCAAA GAATGGCAAGGCATTTACTTTGCCAGGAAGAAGTCAGGCGACAGCATTCAGCAGCAAGTGAAGATACTGCCTGTCATCGGCCAGGGAGG AAAAATCCGACATTTCGTAGCCATCAAGCGAGCTCATACCGACAACAACAATCAG GTCCTCAAAATGAACAAGGAAGACAGATGCAGCGGGGACCTTTCTCAATCAG AGTGCCATTCACTGCGACACAGGGACAGACGGAAAGATTCGATCGACGCCAGATCGGTTGGTTCCCGTGGCAGCGACG CTCCTAGTTTACAGAACCGGAGATATTCTTCTGTTGCAAGAATCCATTCGATGACAATTGAGGCTCCCATCACCAAG GTAATAAACATCATCAACGCGGCCCAGGAGAGCAGTCCGGTGACGGTCGCCGAGGCTCTGGACCGCGTGCTGGAGATCCTGAGGACCACCGAGCTTTACTCCCCCCAGCTGGCTTCCAAAGACGACGACCCCCACACCAACGACCTGGTCGGGGGGCTCATGACT GACGGGCTGCGGCGGCTCTCTGGGAATGAATATGTTTTCAGCAAAA ATATGAGCCAGAGCCAGCTGACCATCCCGGTAACGCTCAACGACGTTCCTCCGTCCATCGCCGAGATGCTGAACGACGAGGAGCGCTGGGAGTTCAACATCCTGGACCTGGAGGCAGCCACGCATAAAAG ACCCCTCACTTACCTCGGCTTGAAGATTTTCACCAGTTTCGGAGTGTGTGACTTCCTGAACTGCTCCGAGGCGACGCTGCGCTCTTGGCTGCAGCTCATGGAGGCCAACTATCACTCCTCCAACTCCTACCACAACTCCACGCATGCTGCAGACGTCCTGCACGCCACGGCCTACTTCCTGCGCAAGGAGAGAGTCAAG AGCAGCCTGGACCAGCTGGACGAGGTGGCGGCGCTGATAGCCGCCACAGTCCACGACGTGGACCACCCGGGCCGGACCAACTCCTTCCTGTGCAACGCGGGCAGCGAGCTGGCCGTCCTCTACAACGACACGGCCGTGCTGGAGAGCCACCACGCCGCGCTCGCCTTCCAGCTCACCATGCGCGACGGCAAGAGCAACGTCTTTAAGAACATCGACAG GAATCAGTTCCGAACGCTGCGCCAGGCCATCATCGACATGGTGCTCGCCACCGAGATGACCCGCCACTTTGAGCATGTCAGCAAGTTCGTCAACAGCATCAACAAGCCAATGGCTGCCATCGAAGAGACCAGCACCAAT AGCACGAACAGCGACTGCGAGGGCCAGAGCAACATCAGAAACTCTCCAGAGAACCGCCTGCTGATAAAGCGGATGCTAATCAAGTGTGCAGATGTGGCGAACCCCTGCAGGCCTCTGGAGCTCTGCATCGAGTGGGCGGGCCGGATCTCAGAGGAGTACTTCGCCCAG ACGGACGAGGAGAAGCGACAAGGGCTGCCCGTGGTGATGCCCGTGTTCGACAGAAACACCTGCAGCGTGCCCAAATCCCAGATCTCCTTCATAGACTATTTCATCACAGATATGTTTGACGCCTGGGACG CCTTTGCCAGCCTCCCCAACCTGATGGAGCACTTGTCCGAGAACTACAAGTACTGGAAGAACCTGGACGACATGAAGTGCAAGAGCCTGCGTCCTCCGCCGCCCTCCTGA